Proteins encoded together in one Salvelinus fontinalis isolate EN_2023a chromosome 6, ASM2944872v1, whole genome shotgun sequence window:
- the nat14 gene encoding probable N-acetyltransferase 14, which produces MVKLELDQVVMRRMREDDIETVKAIIKEGCQGTENRLILHILTRPVCLLLLATVSSVLRCFLHSFILALIIPVFLLIVYLKFTMPRSTGVLGTSRPYWDYVGSSYRGAQDETLPYSRISGKPPPAKGKARRRTKPKAEDKDKDSSPEIIDVEREKAAGQVWVADCEGEIVGCVSREGDCRLGMRRFCRVVVGCWYRREGLGRLLVQSLEQRERQTGATRVYAHVPYPSAVGEAFFRKLGYRLQGEVGYDGEEEEEDEEQPERTFLGFHVTKVFVKDLK; this is translated from the exons ATGGTAAAGCTGGAGCTAGATCAGGTGGtaatgaggaggatgagggaggatgaCATCGAGACTgtcaaagctatcatcaag gaGGGTTGTCAGGGAACAGAAAACCGTCTGATCCTCCACATCCTGACTCGTCCTGTCTGCCTCCTACTCCTGGCCACCGTCTCTTCTGTCCTCCGCTGCTTCCTTCACTCCTTCATCCTGGCCCTCATCATCCCTGTCTTCCTGCTCATTGTCTACCTCAAGTTCACCATGCCACGCTCCACCGGAGTGCTGGGCACCAGCCGGCCCTACTGGGACTATGTGGGGAGCAGTTACCGAGGGGCGCAGGACGAGACCCTCCCCTATAGCAGGATCAGTGGGAAACCCCCACCGGCAAAA GGCAAGGCCAGACGGAGGACCAAACCCAAGGCAGAGGACAAGGACAAAGACTCGTCTCCTGAGATCATAGACGTGGAGAGGGAGAAGGCAGCAGGGCAGGTGTGGGTGGCGGACTGTGAGGGAGAGATCGTGGGCTGTGTGTCCAGGGAGGGTGACTGTCGTCTGGGGATGAGGAGGTTCTGCAGGGTGGTGGTGGGCTGCTGGTACCGCCGGGAGGGCCTCGGCAGACTGCTGGTCCAGAgtctggagcagagggagaggcagacggGGGCCACGAGGGTCTACGCCCACGTCCCCTACCCCTCTGCAGTAGGAGAGgccttcttcaggaaactgggcTACAGGCTGCAGGGGGAGGTGGGCTACGAtggggaggaagaagaggaggatgaagagcaGCCGGAGAGGACATTTCTGGGCTTCCATGTCACCAAGGTGTTTGTCAAAGACCTCAAGTGA
- the LOC129856809 gene encoding zinc finger protein 236-like, with protein sequence MTPGKKRHSSTNTNTHTYINTQHTTFYSLIVSCLNMANSALVVQAELLPPQSSSSLSPFPSLQGPGEGEEDRERGEEADGEKGMVEGGEDIVLTGVGVQMVTSSVLAAPHLQEHPEHPFQCLDCGKSFKWSSRLAHHQRSHNNERPYRCNLCPKAFKGSSALLYHQRSHSGEKPYKCEDCDKAFKRSSLLQVHRSVHTGLRTFQCPYCPLTFKWSSHYQYHLRQHTGECPYPCDSCPKAFKNSSSLRRHKNVHLGLKPYVCTVCTKAFTQSTNLRQHMRIHTGERPYICGECGRSFTHSSNLALHRNSQSHTGEGKGGETGGGNMGDEIQEVIVGEDVTSQMLTDMGFVSQEATVGVGVGEVFLSSGHQTLLPHLTLTPTQGGVCTSRAIGTEVHVSTESGASVLLYSCGSCSQTFSTRTELEDHQAMHLGPGEEGGSGVGEEGGVGHLLADFEEVVETTAAAENGHTTAELLGLTGGVDGGNMGTTQAQLDLLQSFTVGAQIPTDSVETGGNTTGTGTECAYCGKSFKTSGGLNRHLAQVHSLSPSQSRSQFSCSACDRSFTLLSSLLTHQHSHTPEQRLLAEAEAEIVCPASLSLSLPLPSSPSQGDQHQDTQGEIHVSLMAVTEEGDREMVKPSTRAVVKGQRRGAASKTAGGNNERPYRCSECGKAFKGSSGLRYHMRDHTGERPYRCTECGKSFKRSSLLSIHQRVHTGVRAFQCPYCPLTFKWSSHYQYHLRQHTGERPYVCQECGKSFKNSSCLRRHSQLHSGLRPHICPICSKSFSQTSNLKQHERTHSGERPFHCAQCHKSFTHSSNLQLHLRTHSSRKDYKCPFCGKEFVMQSYLQRHMGTHGNGAVAGDAGVGGKEGGRAGQGGGGVTTTTTLLNPITLETTGNSGSLIVSQPALDIPPNTSQNYFMIQTANGLQLIPLSAPAPPPPPPPPPQTQYILLQCPSTNGSQPSLILVPTTATNPQATLEPQGLPLVQTVLNPAQTQMQHFQTISQQQQQPRFIITTTNNNVNNPPVAKTTTPSLNSMLNKPILGKSTRTARSRRGRKPKAAVGRNTATSVAMTTTSVTMTTAPISQSGDVIPVSSCNVTSVTPATVTAANTMTSSLPSSLPAKSQSPFSPPTASVSVSTPSSSTSAAVTSGPLKVATVNSVTTVTPSSLPSDPVARVGEPQTAPELGKNTEQDMRGEQYVLCFQKEGGKKEEVKIGGEGGGSYVLQFEGEGSGKGGQGGMGREGDGESYVLRFQTEGEREGEREGGKEKGGLVSLNLLQKWGGVREGERRVGEDGGVGESFVLHFQTEPQSEERTTSDRGYPEGPRNSLELSCPPPQALMPLNGQEVVFELEDENKMVGQGSGESVQMIALIQGEGGGEGEGGSYSGAGGAVGEGRGPMEGIFQLEGGEGIVIIEVSTSSLREGGLDRGEGGVTVERSEAKGGSGITERPEKDRNLAECIEIETGANEGENTATNGPTPNSQFS encoded by the exons ATGACACCGGGAAAGAAGAGACACAGCTCCAccaacactaatacacacacttaCATTAATACCCAACATACAACCTTTTATTCCCTAATCGTGTCTTGCCTCAACATGGCAAACTCCGCTCTAGTGGTCCAAGCAGAACTATTACCCCCTCAAtcgtcctcctccctctctcccttcccatcgCTGCAGGGAccaggagaaggggaggaggacagggaaaggggggaagaAGCGGATGGGGAGAAAGGGATGGTGGAGGGGGGTGAGGATATAGTgctgaccggggtaggggtgCAGATGGTGACGTCATCGGTCCTGGCTGCGCCCCATCTCCAGGAGCACCCTGAGCACCCGTTCCAGTGCCTGGATTGTGGCAAGAGCTTCAAGTGGTCTTCAAGGCTGGCCCACCACCAGCGCAGCCACAACAACGAGAGGCCCTACCGCTGTAACCTCTGCCCCAAGGCCTTCAAGGGCTCCTCCGCACTCCTCTACCACCAGAG GTCTCATTCAGGGGAGAAGCCCTATAAGTGTGAGGACTGTGACAAAGCCTTCAAACGCTCCTCTCTGCTCCAG GTCCATCGTAGTGTCCACACAGGCCTGCGGACCTTCCAGTGCCCCTACTGCCCGCTCACCTTCAAGTGGAGCTCCCACTACCAGTACCACCTGCGCCAGCACACAGGCGAGTGCCCCTACCCCTGCGACAGCTGCCCCAAGGCCTTCAAGAACTCCAGCAGCCTGCGCCGACACAAGAACGTGCACCTAGGTCTGAAACCCTACGTGTGCACCGTGTGTACCAAGGCCTTCACCCAGTCCACCAACCTCAGACAACACATgagaatccacacaggagagaggccCTACATCTGTGGAGAGTGTGGACGCAGTTTCACACACTCATCCAATCTGGCCCTGCACCGGAATTCTCAAAGTCACActggtgaaggaaaggggggggagacagggggaggcaACATGGGGGATGAGATACAGGAAGTGATAGTGGGGGAGGACGTGACATCACAAATGTTGACAGACATGGGCTTTGTGAGCCAGGAGGCCACGGTGGGTGTGGGGGTCGGGGAGGTATTCCTATCGTCAGGTCACCAGACCCTCCTGCCCCATCTCACCCTCACCCCCACCCAGGGGGGCGTGTGCACATCCAGGGCCATCGGGACAGAAGTGCACGTGAGCACGGAGTCGGGCGCCAGCGTGCTGCTGTACAGCTGTGGCAGCTGTAGTCAGACATTCAGCACACGGACAGAGCTAGAGGACCACCAGGCCATGCACCTGGGCCCCGGGGAGGAGGGGGGCAGCggggtgggggaggagggaggggtggggcaTCTGCTGGCTGACTTTGAGGAGGTGGTGGAGACGACGGCAGCAGCAGAGAACGGACACACTACGGCTGAACTACTGGGACTGACCGGGGGAGTGGACGGAGGG AATATGGGGACTACCCAGGCCCAGTTAGACCTGCTGCAGAGCTTCACAGTGGGGGCTCAGATCCCCACAGACAGCGTGGAGACAGGGGGTAACACCACAGGGACGGGCACAGAGTGTGCCTACTGCGGGAAGAGCTTCAAGACCAGTGGAGGGCTCAACAGACACCTGGCACAG gtccactccctctctccctcccagtctcgcTCCCAGTTCAGCTGCTCTGCATGCGACCGCTCCttcaccctcctctcttccctgctcACCCACCAGCACTCCCACACCCCTGAGCAGCGCCTCCTGGCCGAGGCTGAGGCGGAGATCGTCTGCCCCgcgtccctgtccctttccctgcccCTGCCCTCCTCCCCCAGCCAGGGGGACCAGCACCAGGACACCCAGGGGGAGATCCACGTCAGCCTGATGGCTGTGACcgaggagggggacagggagatggTCAAGCCATCCACCAGAGCAGTGGTCAAGggccagaggagaggagcagcTAGTAAGACTGCTGGGGGGAACAATG AGAGGCCGTACCGTTGCTCTGAGTGTGGGAAGGCCTTCAAGGGCTCGTCAGGTCtgaggtaccacatgagggaccacacaggagagagaccctACCGCTGCACAGAGTGTGGCAAGAGCTTCAAGAGGTCCTCACTGCTCTCCATACACCAGAGG gtgCATACAGGTGTGCGAGCGTTCCAGTGCCCCTACTGCCCGCTCACCTTCAAGTGGAGCTCCCACTACCAGTACCACCTGCGCCAGCACACGGGCGAGCGGCCCTACGTGTGTCAGGAGTGTGGCAAGTCCTTCAAAAACAGCAGCTGTCTGAGGAGACACAGTCAGCTCCACTCTGGCCTGCGCCCTCACATCTGTCCCATCTGCTCCAAGTCCTTCTCACAGACCTCCAACCTCAAACAG CACGAACGCACCCACTCAGGCGAGCGGCCCTTCCACTGTGCCCAGTGTCACAAGAGcttcacccactcctccaatctCCAGCTCCACCTGAGAACCCACTCCTCCAGGAAAGACTACAAGTGTCCTTTCTGTGGGAAGGAGTTTGTCATGCAGTCCTACTTGCAGAGGCACATGGGGACCCATGGGAACGGGGCTGTGGCCGGGGACGCTGGGgtgggggggaaggagggaggcaggGCAGGTCAAGGGGGTGGAGGGGTGACAACCACCACCACCTTACTAAACCCCATCACCCTAGAGACCACAGGGAACTCTGGGTCTCTGATCGTGTCTCAGCCGGCGCTGGACATTCCCCCCAACACCTCCCAGAACTACTTCATGATCCAGACAGCAAATGGGCTTCAGCTCATCCCCCTGTCTGCCCccgccccccctcctccccctccgccTCCCCCCCAGACACAGTACATCCTCCTACAGTGCCCCTCCACCAATGGGAGCCAGCCCAGCCTGATTCTCGTCCCAACCACAGCGACCAATCCCCAGGCCACCCTGGAGCCCCAGGGCCTCCCATTGGTCCAGACAGTTCTAAACCCTGCCCAAACCCAGATGCAACATTTCCAGACAATATCCCAGCAACAACAGCAGCCCAggttcatcatcaccaccaccaacaacaatgTAAACAACCCTCCTGTTGCTAAGACAACAACTCCCTCCCTGAACTCTATGCTGAACAAGCCCATTTTAGGGAAAAGTACCCGGACAGCCAGGTCCAGGAGAGGACGGAAACCCAAAGCCGCTGTAGGTCGGAATACTGCCACCTCAGTTGCTATGACAACCACCtctgtcaccatgacaacagccCCCATCAGTCAGTCGGGGGATGTAATACCTGTGTCTAGCTGTAATGTAACTAGTGTCACTCcagctactgttactgctgccaACACTATGACGTCATCATTGCCATCGTCTTTACCCGCCAAGTCACAAAGTCCTTTCTCACCACCAACagcctctgtctctgtttctaccccctcctcctctacctctgccGCTGTTACCTCAGGACCCCTAAAGGTTGCCACAGTTAACTCAGTTACCACGGTTACCCCGTCCTCCCTGCCCTCTGACCCTGTGGCCCGGGTTGGGGAACCCCAAACCGCCCCAGAGTTGGGCAAGAACACTGAGCAGGACATGAGAGGGGAACAGTATGTCCTCTGCTTCCAGAAAGAAGGAGGGAAGAAGGAAGAGGTAAagataggaggagagggaggagggtctTACGTGTTGCAGTTTGAAGGGGAGGGGTCCGGGAAGGGGGGGCAAGGAggaatgggcagagagggggatggggagtcATACGTGCTGCGCTTtcagactgagggagagagagaaggagagagagagggagggaaggagaaaggaggCCTGGTGTCACTGAACCTGCTGCAGAAatggggaggagtgagggaaggagaaagaCGAGTAGGGGAGGATGGTGGAGTGGGAGAGTCCTTTGTGCTTCATTTCCAAACAGAGCCGCAGAGCGAAGAACGAACCACTTCTGACCGTGGCTATCCAGAAGGCCCCAGAAACAGCCTGGAACTTTCCTGCCCGCCTCCCCAGGCCTTAATGCCTCTGAATGGGCAGGAGGTGGTGTTTGAGCTGGAGGATGAGAACAAGATGGTGGGTCAGGGGTCTGGAGAGAGTGTGCAGATGATAGCCCTGATCCAAGGCGaagggggtggggagggagaagggggcaGTTACAGTGGGGCAGGGGGGGCAGTAGGGGAGGGAAGGGGGCCAATGGAGGGCATCTTtcagctggagggaggagaggggatcgTCATAATTGAGGTTAGCACCAGCAGTCTAAGAGAAGGGGGGCTGgacagaggggaaggaggagTAACTGTAGAGAGGAGTGAAGCAAAAGGAGGGAGTGGAATAACTGAGAGGCCTGAAAAAGACAGGAACTTAGCGGAATGCATTGAAATAGAGACTGGAGCGAATGAAGGAGAAAACACAGCTACGAATGGCCCTACACCTAACTCTCAGTTCTCTTAA
- the LOC129857182 gene encoding interleukin-11-like — protein sequence MFTLWCNISGELTAVPRGHYHYIDMTALLRGHINLIIASVSSHSAVLVDSSSSLLLSLLLAQLPLFTSAVPAPYRRPNVVHELDRLANQTKNLRQITADLLKEHAFETDPEQHRFKSLPLMNNRASDINSLEMRPTLSQLHADLKSFEHHFAWLSRASRKHHHPALPKLGQMMSLIKSLTSMLEHQMMRVDAQRLSPPSPSMPPPPPSQFDVLQSSQELLLQFRLFCDWAQRVFSVLSTKSKMSAVQ from the exons ATGTTTACATTATGGTGCAATATCTCTGGAGAGTTGACAGCCGTACCCCGAGGTCATTATCATTATATCGACATGACAGCACTTCTCCGCGGTCATATAAACCTAATAATTGCTTCCGTTTCCTCCCACTCTGCAGTGCTTGtcgactcctcctcctctctgctgctCTCGCTGCTATTGGCCCAGCTTCCTTTATTTACGTCTGCCGTCCCCGCCCCCTACCGGCGGCCGAACGTCGTGCACGAACTGGATAGATTGGCCAATCAGACGAAGAATCTGAGGCAGATCACAGCAGATCTATTG AAGGAACATGCGTTCGAGACAGACCCAGAACAGCATAGATTTAAGTCCTTGCCACTAATGAACAACAGGGCCAGTGACATCAACTCCCTTGAG aTGAGACCCACTCTCTCCCAGCTCCACGCGGACTTGAAGTCGTTTGAGCACCATTTTGCCTGGTTGAGCAGAGCATCAAGGAAACACCACCACCCTGCTCTCCCTAAACTGGGACAGATGATGTCACTCATCAAGTCTCTCACCAGCATGCTAGAGCATCAG ATGATGAGAGTTGATGCTCagcgtctctctcctccctctccctcgatGCCGCCTCCACCCCCCTCCCAGTTTGACGTGTTACAGTCTTCCCAGGAGCtgctactacagttcagactctTCTGTGATTGGGCCCAACGAGTGTTCTCAGTGCTCAGTACAAAGTCCAAAATGTCTGCAGTACAATGA